In Hyphomicrobium denitrificans 1NES1, one DNA window encodes the following:
- a CDS encoding carbonic anhydrase family protein, with translation MLSRRHFCCSGLIAGSLLTLDRAFAADQCEVLTRDRQAALSPDDALAKLKAGNERFVSRDVQNCDLIAQVHATSAGQFPSAIIVGCIDSRVPPELVFDQRIGDIFSARVAGNIMNDDIVGSSEYATKIAGAKLIVVLGHSECGAVKGAIDGAELGELTQLLAKIKPAIEACEDVPGDHTSKNKKFVQQVAIANAKLAAENLTKTSEVLRDLVAAKRLSIVSAMHDVATGRVTFLG, from the coding sequence ATGCTCTCACGACGGCACTTCTGCTGCAGCGGCCTGATTGCCGGCAGCCTTCTGACCCTCGACCGTGCGTTCGCCGCCGATCAGTGCGAAGTGCTGACCCGAGACCGGCAGGCGGCTCTCAGCCCCGACGACGCGCTCGCGAAACTCAAAGCGGGGAACGAGCGCTTCGTCTCGCGCGACGTGCAGAACTGCGATCTCATCGCGCAAGTGCACGCGACGTCCGCGGGGCAGTTTCCCTCCGCCATCATTGTCGGCTGCATCGATTCCCGCGTGCCGCCGGAACTCGTTTTCGATCAGCGCATCGGTGACATCTTCAGCGCGCGCGTCGCCGGCAACATCATGAACGACGATATTGTCGGCAGCTCGGAGTACGCGACGAAGATTGCGGGCGCGAAGCTGATCGTCGTCCTCGGCCACAGCGAATGCGGCGCGGTCAAGGGCGCAATCGATGGCGCGGAGCTTGGCGAGCTCACGCAGCTTCTCGCGAAGATCAAGCCGGCGATCGAGGCCTGCGAAGACGTGCCGGGCGATCACACCTCGAAGAACAAGAAGTTCGTGCAGCAGGTGGCGATCGCCAATGCCAAGCTCGCGGCCGAGAACCTGACGAAGACGAGCGAGGTGCTTCGCGATCTCGTTGCCGCCAAGCGGCTCAGCATCGTCTCGGCGATGCACGACGTCGCGACGGGGCGCGTGACGTTCCTGGGGTGA